A window from Tenacibaculum singaporense encodes these proteins:
- the porL gene encoding type IX secretion system motor protein PorL/GldL: MAQSKSTKKMFNMAYGLGAAVVIIGALFKILHWPFGNEVLMVGMIVEAAVFALSAFEAVEDDLDWTKVYPELADGQSSGNKRDKKVSASPEEAQSMLSQKLDNILSEAKLDAQLVSRLGDSIKSFQGAVEPLASASQSISATNSYNEQMSRAAAQMESLNSLYQTQVENASKQADLNSAMVENSQRLQEQMQSLATNLSSLNGVYGGMLTAMSNK, translated from the coding sequence AACATGGCTTACGGTTTAGGAGCCGCAGTAGTTATTATTGGAGCATTATTTAAAATTTTACACTGGCCTTTTGGAAATGAAGTATTAATGGTAGGTATGATTGTTGAAGCAGCAGTTTTCGCATTGTCAGCGTTTGAAGCAGTTGAAGACGATTTAGATTGGACAAAAGTATACCCAGAGTTAGCAGATGGACAATCATCAGGTAACAAAAGAGATAAAAAAGTTTCTGCTTCACCAGAAGAAGCACAAAGCATGTTATCTCAAAAATTAGACAATATACTAAGTGAAGCTAAATTAGATGCTCAATTAGTATCTCGTTTAGGAGACAGTATTAAAAGCTTCCAAGGAGCAGTAGAGCCATTAGCTTCAGCTTCTCAATCAATTTCAGCTACTAATAGTTACAATGAACAAATGTCTAGAGCAGCAGCTCAAATGGAATCATTAAATAGTTTATACCAAACTCAAGTAGAAAATGCTAGTAAACAAGCCGATTTAAACTCAGCTATGGTAGAAAACTCTCAACGTTTACAAGAGCAAATGCAATCGTTAGCAACAAACCTATCTTCATTAAATGGAGTATATGGAGGAATGTTAACTGCAATGTCTAACAAATAA